In Flavobacterium cerinum, one genomic interval encodes:
- a CDS encoding SusC/RagA family TonB-linked outer membrane protein, translating to MKISTKEKSGEPNQFTGLSPSTHLMQIVLCCLLLAVATFAAKAQNITVKYNNANIEDVFNAIKKQSGFQFLFTKSMLKDAKKVTIDVKAKPLQATLNDLFKDQPFTFEILDKTIVIKERKAENKQQDQSSIDVTGTVIDDQGNPLVGATVRAKDTGNGTYTDSNGNFTLRQIQPGQNLQIIYVGLTSLEIPAKPNIGKVQMISASNELDAVQISVSTGYQTLPKERATGSFTQVDNKTLNRNVGINIIDRLESLTSGLLLNRSLPNSSKIAIHGRSTLFASADPLIILDGFPYDGNLDQINPADIENISILKDAAAASIWGTRAGNGVVVITSKNGKRDQPLSVNINSTLTIAGKPDQDYLPQISSSDYVDLEAFMFSKNYYNSAINRLYSPISPAVELLKQRRNNQITEAQLTEGLNNLRSHNVRDDLSKYYYQPAVYQQYQMNMNGGSKNNWYYLSAGYDNNLQNNVGEKYDRLTLSARNTFALFNNRLKVSGDLGYNISNTYSVAGRYTPYTPYDRLADENGNALSVVTTTTLSDSYTSSPAVSKLLDWKYRPLDEVSSNFHREYTQFRINTSVDFEIIKGLNLTGSYQYLDENSDIATNYGANSFYTRNLINTYSTVTGDVVNRVIELGNIYNLGDTKNTSKIGRIQLNFNKTFSTDHEISAIAGFEGGDRRNSSFGQIMYGYSDATKTNRNDLIDPQKQYAIFYAPGGTGRINTSPNYSEQININQSFYANASYTYKQRYILSGSARQDKSNLFGVNTNQKGVPLWSAGLAWIVNKEDFYHLSWFPSLKIRATFGYSGNVDKTITGFLTLRKLNSSNDWGSQYSEITNPPNPDLKWEQVKTYNIGIDFATKENRISGSVDLYQKSAFDLIGNSPIAMQSGLTQFKGNSANLRTRGIDVILNSRNLIGQFAWNTSLLFNYNTDKVTNYKVRQSSNENIISSNANNPLEGYPYHAIYSYPYAGLDATGSPMGYFKGELSKNYATIINTLDPSQIKYHGSASPRYFGSVMNTFSYKNLELSINISFKLDYYFRRSNVFLGQYSTALNQYIDYEKRWQKPGDELTTRVPALFYPVSSALTSFYRNSADHVERGDHIRLQDVRIGYSVAQKTLKKLPFKAIYAFAYAKNLGLIWRKNNIGVDPDYGTRLLRDPLSLSFGLNLKL from the coding sequence ATGAAAATTTCAACAAAGGAAAAATCCGGAGAACCTAACCAGTTTACCGGCCTCTCTCCTTCTACGCATCTCATGCAGATCGTATTATGCTGTCTGCTACTCGCCGTAGCTACCTTTGCAGCAAAAGCACAGAACATCACCGTAAAGTACAACAATGCGAACATTGAAGATGTATTTAACGCAATAAAAAAGCAAAGCGGTTTCCAATTTCTTTTTACAAAGAGCATGTTAAAAGATGCTAAAAAGGTGACTATCGATGTAAAGGCAAAACCTTTACAAGCCACCCTAAACGATCTTTTCAAAGATCAACCATTTACCTTCGAAATACTCGATAAAACGATAGTCATTAAAGAGCGTAAAGCTGAAAACAAACAACAAGATCAGTCTTCGATTGATGTTACAGGCACGGTAATAGACGATCAGGGCAATCCCTTGGTTGGTGCAACAGTGCGAGCTAAAGATACCGGCAATGGTACCTATACCGATAGCAATGGAAACTTTACCTTACGTCAGATACAGCCGGGGCAAAACTTACAGATCATATATGTCGGCCTAACCAGTTTAGAGATACCGGCCAAACCAAACATAGGCAAGGTACAAATGATCTCGGCATCCAACGAACTCGATGCTGTTCAGATTAGTGTTTCTACCGGCTACCAAACTTTACCCAAAGAAAGGGCTACCGGTTCCTTTACACAAGTAGATAACAAGACCTTAAACCGGAATGTAGGTATCAATATTATTGACCGGTTAGAAAGTCTAACCAGTGGCCTTTTATTGAACAGGAGTTTACCTAACAGTTCAAAAATAGCTATCCACGGAAGAAGTACACTTTTTGCATCCGCCGATCCATTGATCATATTAGATGGTTTTCCCTACGATGGAAACCTTGACCAGATCAACCCGGCCGACATAGAAAACATTAGCATATTAAAAGATGCCGCAGCAGCTTCAATATGGGGAACAAGAGCCGGAAATGGCGTGGTGGTAATTACCTCAAAAAACGGAAAAAGAGATCAGCCCCTTTCAGTTAATATAAATTCTACACTTACCATTGCCGGTAAACCCGATCAGGATTATCTACCGCAGATTTCTTCAAGCGATTACGTAGATCTTGAAGCTTTTATGTTCTCAAAAAACTACTATAATAGCGCTATTAACAGACTATACTCTCCGATCTCACCGGCAGTAGAACTACTAAAGCAAAGACGTAATAATCAGATTACCGAAGCCCAATTAACAGAAGGTTTAAACAACTTACGATCGCATAACGTTCGTGATGATCTTTCAAAGTATTACTATCAACCGGCTGTTTACCAACAATACCAGATGAACATGAATGGTGGCAGTAAAAATAATTGGTATTACCTATCAGCCGGATACGATAATAACTTACAGAACAATGTAGGAGAAAAATACGATAGATTAACTTTATCTGCACGTAATACTTTTGCGCTGTTTAACAACCGTCTAAAGGTTTCCGGCGATCTAGGGTACAACATAAGCAACACCTATAGCGTTGCCGGTAGATACACACCCTATACACCTTACGACAGGTTAGCAGACGAAAATGGTAATGCCCTTTCTGTGGTGACTACCACTACTTTGAGCGATTCTTACACCAGCTCACCGGCTGTAAGTAAGCTTTTAGATTGGAAATACAGACCATTGGATGAAGTGTCTTCAAATTTCCACCGGGAATACACCCAGTTCAGAATTAACACCAGTGTGGATTTCGAAATTATCAAAGGTTTAAATCTTACCGGTAGTTACCAATACCTTGATGAAAACTCAGATATAGCAACAAATTACGGTGCTAATAGCTTCTATACCCGTAACCTCATCAACACCTATTCTACAGTTACCGGTGACGTGGTAAACCGCGTTATTGAACTTGGGAACATCTATAATCTTGGCGATACCAAAAACACGTCAAAAATTGGCCGTATTCAGTTAAATTTCAATAAGACCTTTAGCACCGACCATGAAATAAGTGCCATAGCCGGTTTTGAGGGAGGCGACCGTAGAAATAGTTCCTTCGGTCAGATCATGTACGGTTACTCTGATGCCACAAAAACCAACAGAAACGATCTGATTGATCCGCAGAAACAGTACGCTATCTTTTACGCTCCTGGAGGTACCGGCCGGATAAATACCTCTCCTAACTACTCGGAGCAGATCAATATTAACCAATCGTTTTACGCTAACGCTTCCTATACTTACAAGCAACGTTACATACTTTCCGGAAGTGCAAGACAAGATAAATCCAACCTATTCGGTGTAAATACCAACCAAAAAGGTGTACCCCTATGGTCTGCGGGCTTGGCGTGGATAGTTAACAAAGAAGATTTCTATCATTTATCATGGTTTCCAAGCCTTAAAATCCGTGCAACTTTTGGATATAGTGGCAATGTAGATAAAACCATTACTGGTTTTCTAACTTTGAGAAAACTAAATTCTTCAAATGACTGGGGAAGCCAATATTCAGAAATAACTAACCCTCCCAACCCCGATCTTAAATGGGAACAGGTAAAGACCTATAACATAGGAATTGATTTTGCTACAAAGGAAAACCGCATTAGCGGTAGTGTTGATCTTTATCAAAAATCAGCTTTTGATCTTATTGGCAATAGTCCAATAGCCATGCAAAGCGGTTTAACACAATTTAAAGGCAACAGTGCGAACTTACGCACGAGAGGCATTGATGTAATTTTAAACTCCCGTAATCTGATTGGTCAATTTGCATGGAACACATCCCTACTTTTTAATTACAATACAGATAAGGTAACAAACTATAAAGTTAGACAAAGTAGCAATGAAAATATTATTAGTTCTAACGCAAACAATCCGTTGGAAGGTTATCCTTATCATGCTATATATAGTTATCCTTATGCCGGTTTAGATGCTACGGGCTCACCAATGGGATATTTTAAAGGAGAACTAAGCAAGAATTACGCTACTATTATAAACACTTTAGATCCCTCGCAAATCAAATATCATGGAAGTGCCTCTCCAAGATATTTTGGCAGTGTAATGAACACTTTTAGCTATAAAAACCTCGAATTATCAATCAACATTTCATTCAAACTTGATTATTATTTCAGAAGGTCAAATGTATTTTTAGGACAATATAGTACTGCACTTAACCAATATATTGACTATGAAAAGCGTTGGCAAAAACCAGGAGATGAACTCACAACTAGAGTGCCAGCATTATTCTATCCGGTTTCGTCTGCCTTAACTTCATTTTACCGTAACAGCGCTGACCATGTGGAGCGTGGCGATCATATCCGCTTACAGGATGTGCGAATAGGCTATTCTGTTGCGCAAAAAACATTAAAAAAATTACCATTTAAAGCAATTTACGCTTTTGCCTACGCCAAAAACTTAGGATTGATCTGGCGCAAAAATAATATAGGTGTTGATCCCGATTATGGTACCAGATTATTACGCGATCCATTAAGTCTTTCTTTTGGCCTTAACCTAAAACTTTAA
- a CDS encoding FecR family protein, with protein MRNLIISTPLDDDDTLATNPARAEKLGDLYLGIKQHIFVEKQKQAVWKKVIAIAAILLAIATSAAYFLRSKDVLNNKPAIASFDDVKPGKNAATLTLSNGKQIILSDQGIGELANEPGISISKNANGVLVYKIEASGEATEKNNTLTTTQGETYQVILPDNSKVWLNAASSLTYAASLGSRYQTRTVKLSGEAYFEVAHDKTRPFIVKTTQQEVKVLGTHFNVNSYGDNGQTITSLAEGSVQVQPALHSLFAKILKPGQKSVLGKSAINIAAANLETDLAWKNGLFTFDEATVPEVMQQISRWYNIDVRYNTAIPNERISGGISRQSDLKMVLKMLELIKINYKIENNEKGRKTLVIL; from the coding sequence TTGCGCAATCTTATAATTTCCACACCATTAGACGATGATGATACACTTGCTACCAACCCGGCAAGAGCCGAAAAGCTTGGAGACTTGTACCTAGGCATCAAACAGCACATTTTTGTGGAAAAACAAAAACAAGCTGTTTGGAAAAAAGTCATAGCAATTGCCGCCATACTGTTGGCAATAGCTACCTCCGCAGCTTACTTCCTACGATCTAAAGATGTTTTAAACAATAAGCCGGCTATCGCATCCTTTGACGATGTTAAACCCGGAAAAAATGCTGCGACCTTAACCCTATCTAATGGCAAACAGATTATTCTTTCAGATCAAGGTATTGGAGAACTCGCAAATGAACCCGGGATAAGTATCAGCAAAAATGCCAATGGAGTATTGGTGTACAAAATTGAAGCAAGTGGTGAGGCAACAGAAAAAAACAATACACTAACAACAACACAAGGTGAAACCTATCAGGTAATATTACCAGATAATTCTAAAGTATGGCTCAACGCCGCATCAAGTCTTACCTACGCTGCTTCGCTTGGGTCGCGTTACCAAACAAGGACAGTAAAACTAAGCGGCGAAGCCTACTTTGAGGTTGCGCATGATAAAACTCGCCCTTTTATTGTAAAAACAACTCAGCAGGAAGTAAAGGTACTTGGAACCCATTTCAACGTGAATAGCTACGGTGACAATGGACAAACCATTACATCGCTTGCAGAAGGTTCTGTTCAGGTACAACCGGCTCTTCATTCGCTATTTGCCAAAATCCTAAAGCCTGGACAAAAATCGGTATTGGGTAAATCAGCGATTAACATTGCTGCTGCCAATCTCGAAACCGATCTAGCGTGGAAAAACGGATTGTTTACGTTTGACGAAGCTACCGTACCAGAAGTAATGCAACAGATTTCCAGATGGTATAATATCGATGTACGTTACAATACAGCGATACCTAACGAACGTATCAGCGGTGGTATCTCACGTCAATCGGATTTGAAGATGGTACTGAAAATGCTCGAACTAATCAAGATCAACTATAAGATCGAAAACAACGAAAAAGGAAGAAAGACCCTCGTCATACTTTAA
- a CDS encoding Abi-alpha family protein — MTKKLDITSTVAENVINTAKSFLGKLIGPAVSETGLLFKDKVSFWRFNNQLKIILRAKEKCEKHGINPKSISFKILCPLLEYASMEDNEEAQDIWANLLINMVDSEQNIQNHVFPYILSQVSINEFSVIEEIFNINWKRKEKHQKEIELLEDQLVDLQKMLDFELIERNKDGDVVDLLDDLIFYEKGDTPEKLREIKNKINFNRYFINSPCRILKRKLANYEEANLVRLGVLKSIMRPHAYVAQNSIPQHIDGEDLNLQDLQIHVENKDEDLIITELGEMFLKACLIKMDKRSKEPTV; from the coding sequence ATGACGAAAAAACTTGATATAACTTCCACAGTTGCGGAAAATGTAATAAATACTGCAAAAAGTTTTTTAGGTAAACTTATTGGTCCAGCAGTTAGTGAAACTGGACTTCTATTTAAAGATAAAGTGTCGTTTTGGCGCTTCAATAATCAACTCAAGATAATTTTAAGGGCTAAGGAAAAGTGTGAAAAACATGGGATTAATCCTAAGTCCATTTCTTTTAAGATTTTATGTCCACTTTTGGAATATGCTAGTATGGAAGATAATGAAGAAGCTCAGGATATATGGGCTAATTTATTAATTAATATGGTTGATTCTGAGCAGAATATTCAGAACCATGTTTTTCCGTATATATTAAGTCAGGTTTCGATAAATGAGTTTTCAGTTATTGAAGAAATATTTAATATCAATTGGAAAAGAAAGGAAAAACATCAAAAAGAGATAGAACTTTTGGAAGATCAATTGGTTGATTTACAGAAGATGTTGGATTTTGAGTTAATAGAAAGAAATAAAGACGGAGATGTAGTAGATCTGTTGGATGATTTAATCTTTTATGAAAAAGGAGATACCCCAGAAAAACTTCGGGAAATAAAAAACAAAATTAATTTTAACAGATATTTTATTAATTCCCCTTGCCGAATTCTCAAAAGAAAATTGGCAAATTATGAGGAGGCGAATCTAGTAAGACTCGGTGTTTTAAAAAGTATAATGCGCCCTCATGCCTATGTGGCACAAAATAGTATTCCTCAGCATATAGACGGAGAAGACTTGAACTTACAAGATTTGCAGATCCATGTGGAAAATAAAGATGAAGATTTGATAATCACTGAATTAGGGGAAATGTTCCTAAAGGCTTGTTTAATTAAAATGGACAAGAGGAGTAAAGAGCCGACTGTTTAA
- a CDS encoding RNA polymerase sigma factor, producing MPVLSLIDERELLIKLGDGEETAFNTLYQQYANKIYSRLLKLTQSEQLADELLQDTFIILWNKRHTINPDLSIKSWLYKVAENEVYQLYRKIARDKKLQEHIVSTFIETYSHTEEGIFYKESQELLVKAMEQLTPQRKEAFKLCRIDGMSYQEAATKMGVSVSTVSNHLVQATCIVRNYIFQSQERMAILISILLLK from the coding sequence ATGCCAGTATTGTCTCTCATAGATGAAAGGGAACTTCTAATTAAATTAGGAGATGGGGAAGAAACTGCATTTAACACGCTATATCAACAGTACGCGAATAAGATATATAGCCGACTTTTAAAACTAACACAGTCGGAACAGCTTGCTGACGAGCTTTTACAGGACACCTTTATTATTTTATGGAATAAGAGACATACCATCAATCCTGATCTTTCGATCAAGTCTTGGTTATATAAAGTCGCCGAAAATGAAGTCTATCAACTTTACCGCAAGATAGCACGTGATAAGAAATTACAGGAACATATTGTAAGTACATTTATCGAAACCTATTCACATACCGAAGAAGGTATCTTTTACAAAGAAAGCCAGGAATTATTGGTTAAGGCTATGGAACAGTTGACACCACAGCGGAAAGAAGCTTTTAAACTATGTAGAATTGATGGAATGAGTTACCAGGAAGCCGCTACAAAAATGGGCGTTTCGGTTTCTACGGTAAGTAATCATTTAGTACAGGCTACCTGCATAGTACGAAATTATATCTTCCAATCGCAGGAGAGAATGGCGATATTGATTTCAATATTATTACTAAAATAG